AGTGGTGCTGTGAAAAAATAGATTTTCATTTGTCTATCCTCATTCTGCATCTGAGGCCATGGCAAAAAGCAGACCTGCCACTGTGACGTCTGAACAGTCCCAGAACATGTTGAATAGGAAGAACAAGAGAGTTGGATGTATGATATTAGTTTTTTCAGCTGGAGGCAGGAACATTTAGGAGCTATGCTGTCAGTTATTTGAGAGTTGTCTCTTAAATTTGTCCCTTATCTCACATCccttttcacattttattttctgagGAAAATAGAGACAACGCATAGCTGCAGCAGTACGTCTTGTAATAACCTACTTCACTCATTCACATGTGCCATTCACAAAAGCTCTTTATCCCATTGGGCTAGTTGCTCAGCGAAGGAAATCCCAGGGTTGTGAGAATCACAGCTGTGAGAGATCAGGAGATCTTTAGGTCAGAGGGGGCTCAGGGCGGCCTTCTGCAACTTGCCATCCTGATATCCCCTGCAGAAGTCTGCAAAGACAAGTCTGGGCCAGGTTCAGCTTTAATTGGCTCTTAATGCACACCCTTATGCAGCTTTCCTAACTCATAGGGCACAGGGTTCAACATGGTGTCAGGCAGCAGGGGTTTGTAGAGAAGAGGTTTAGTGGCTGTATTGGACTATTGGACAAGTTATTCTATTCTATAGGTTTTGATGGGGTCATGTCACATCAGCAAGCAGCTTCTCTACATAACAATAATGGATGTTTAGAAGGAATCTTTTTTCTGCCCAGGCATCCCTAAGATTGTGTTTTCAATCTACACTTGTCAGTGGAGAGCAGTGGAATAATATGTTACCATTTTTCAGCTGCACATGTAAAGCCTGTCAAATGTCTCTGTGGACAGAGAAGCACAGAGTGCATGATGATGTGAAGGTGTTGGCTAAGTGCAGGAAGTTATGTTTGTTGAAAAAGGCGATGCAATATTTGTGGCTGGACAGTCTGCACCTTGCAACAGTTGTGTTGAAATACAGGGCTTTGTTGTCAATATGAAACAACTTTGTTCTAAATATGAGATCTTTGCATGTATAAACAGGCCAACTCTGTTTCTAGCTTTGTAGGTAGTGCTAGCTTAAGTTTGTGGCAAAATACTGTCATTTGTGGGACGTATGTTAGCATTCCATGTTAAGAACCACTAAAGTAGCAGGTCAGACTCCACTCTGTGGATGTTGTCTGAATGCTCTCTGGTCACATGAAAAGCAGtgcttttttctttgtgtgctgGAGAAAGTAAACAGCGCTGTTCTTGATGAGCTTACCGGTGCAGATGGTTCAGCTCTGGGCACATGCTGAGTCCTTTCATGCCAGCTCACAACTCTGATATGGTTCTCCTGTTACTCCATGCAGAGCGCCTCATGGCTTTGGATTGTACTTAAGGCCCTAATCACTTCAGACTCCCACGgaactgtgtcagtgtgtgtgtgtaagaatatACAGTTGAATAGCTTTCAGGTAATGGAAAATTTAACTGGTCACACTTGCCTACCACAGTTGGCATCCTTTAAACACTGACCTATATTTCAAAATCCAACCAACTGTGGTTGTGAACAAAAGTGTCTAAATGTGTAGGAGCCCTGTTAAAATACTTGTTAGAGCAAGATGGGGTTTCAAGTTGGTTGGACTGGATTGGCCATCTGTTGCATCAACCAGCGAAAACAGGCCTACAGATATTGTGTACTACAGAGTGAGCATACATAAGTAATAAGCTGCAGTGTTTGAAGTCAGTCATTCTGTAGTAACAATGTTCATCAGTCAGATGTCCTTCAAGCATTTTAAACTGTTATGGAAGAAATATTCACATTCCTGTGTGGGATCACTTGTTTAAAAACAGTCCGTGCTTGCAGAGTTCAGGAGTCAAACTGTCTGACTCATTTGCCCACATCCTTGTTTGTGCTGCCAAGTTAGTTTAAGTGCCAGATTTTTCTGTTGGAGGCAAGTGTTTGAAAATACGATGTATTGGCTCAGATTGTGTGACAGCCATTTGTGTAAACTTTTAGCACAGTAAATTAAAAATGAGTCGGGCTACTGTGAATGAATGCAGAACTACCTGTGCTGTCCCGTACTGCCTGTAAAGCTCACACTCATTGACATTACATTACAATGCTGCCCACACTGTTCTTCCACTGATGACTCATTTTTCTGAGCTGCATCATTTCTGTGTCGGTGTACTATATATAGGTCTAACGTTGTGTGCCATGATAAATAGTATGTTGTGTCTGCTTAGACACGCTGTTTAAGAAATGCTTTAATCAACTAAAGTTATTTACAAGGATTTTGGATGTGGGACTGTAGCACACATCCAGTCATCTTGGTTTGCACTTACTGCTAATTCAGAATTTTCTCTGCATTCGTAGTCCAGTGAGGACTCCAGATAATGTTTCTGTAAATGTGCTGAAGCCTGTGTGAAACAGCAGGTTGATGACCCCCCCCAACAAAAGGAACTGTTTTTAATATCAAGTGTTACTTGTGTGCTGCTGCTCAACAAGCTTCAGAAATGGAATATTTTCTTCTTATGATCACCACAAGGTAACATGAAAGGTCTCTGCgtctgttagcttagcttgttACATTAAAACTTGgttaattatttaaattctCCACAGACGGACAGCAGCCCTCCTGCTTGTGTTAGCTGCAGGCTGCGAGTCcacaggaggggaggaggttTCTTCATTCTCTCCTAACTTTAGTAGTTTCTGGTTATAATAGTAACTACACACAACAATGTCTGTTCTACTGTGATGATGCATCCAGCATCAATTTCACCTTTTATAGTAGGAATCTAGATGGTACTAGATAAAGAAATATTTGGAACTCAAAAAATGAAAATTGAAGGCTATCAAAAAAGTTAATAGTTGAATATTTGGGTAAGGTCTTGCACTACatactgtttaaatgactgtcaTGGAAACATTGAATACTTTTTACATGCATGGTTATTAATCCTCTCTGAGAAAGACTTACTCCGTGAAAAGTGCAAAAACTAAACTTGAGGTCCTTAAATTATAGTGTCTCTTTTTAACAgctgtttcttctctctgtaccAGGAGCACCATCTCCAGCGAGCCATCTCAGCGCAGCAGGTCTATGGCGAGAAGCGGGAGAACATGGTTATCCCCGTCCCCGAGGCAGAGTGCAACATCACGCACTACGAGTCCCTCTACCCCGGGGAGTTCAAAATGCCAAAGCAGCTTATTCACATACAGCGTGAGTAGCAGGATGCTTGCAACTGGATTATCTTCTTAGCTGTGTTAGTGGTCTGTGAGTAGTGGTTGTGATGTTGTTGCCTTGTGGATGCGCCGGATAGTTAGGATAGATAGATAGGGCTTTATCCTGCTTGATTGGGGGGAATTGTATGCTTCAGTTTTTGGTTTGAAGGCTACTAATTAGACTAAATGTTTAGAAGGAAGTGCCACTATGTTTTTAAATCTGTTACGTGACTTGTGttacagaaacacactgcagtATTTCTCATCAGAATGTCAGGGATTACATGTTTGAATTAGAGAGACACTGACCTGTGACTGCACAGTCGCAGCTATTTCATTGTAATTTGGTGGGTCTGTTCATCAGTTATATAACAGTTTAAATGTGGGCCCCTGAGAAGAAAGACTGCATACTTTTCCAAACGCCTCAGGTTGATGTATAGATAATATGTAGGCTCTGATGGTGCACCATAACAGGCTGTCACTTAACCATTTAGCTACTACTACTGTGTTTTTAGAGGCTATGGCTGGAAATTCTGGTCTGACTGGTAGACcgagggggaaaaaatcattGGCCTCAGGTAGTATTTATGAgcttcacagcacagaaactacGGTTTGTCCTGAAGCACTGCTTCTGAGGGACTAAAAACAGCACTCAGTGCTGTGCCAAGGCTTTGACAATTTATTGCCAGTAGCTGATGGGTTACATAAAATGCAGGACAAATAGACCCTTTTAATAGCATTTTTTTCATCGTAAGGTTTTTGTTAATGTGTCATGTGTTGGTGTTGATGCACTGTCAGCTCTGTTACTGTTGTCAAAAGTGATGCTTTGTTTAGTTCAGGCAGCACTGATCCCAGTGATGTCTTTGAAACTGTTTTGTGTCCATTTCTCCGATAATCGATGTTTCTTTATGTCACAGCTTTCAGTTTGGATACAGAGCAGCCAGACTATGACCTAGATTACGAGGATGACACATTTGTGAATAagctgaaaaagaaaatggaaatcACCGCCCTGCAGTTTGAAGAAATGATAGACCGGCTGGAGAAAGGCAGCGGGCAGCAGGTATTTGTCAGTGCACTGGTTTGTGTGGACTCTGCCTTTATTTTACACTGAATACATACAGTCAGACAGCTGTTGGACTTTACATGACTGAAGAAAACAGGACTGCCATGTGTTCCTGCAACCTGTTTAAAAAAGCCCCCGCCGTCTGCCCTGTTCACTAACTGTGTCTGACATGTGTTGCTCGGCAGAATGTCAGTCTCCAGGAAGCCAAACTGTTACTGAAAGAGGACGATGAGTTGATCAAGGAGGTGTTTGACTACTGGAGCCGCAAGAGGAAAATCTGCAAGGCtggctgcctcctctctcttgtCAAGCAGGAGAAGAGAGATGGCTCGAGCACTGGCGACCCTTACGTGGCCTTCCGCCGACGGACAGAGAAGATGCAGACCAGGAAGGTAAGACCTAAATGCAACTGTACACTCTGTAAACAAACTCATGTTCTAAGTGAGGTCTGTTAGCGTTGTCAGCATCACACTGAATATATAGAAGATGATTCAGATAAGTAGTTCTTATTTCAAGCTGTGTTGTCATCCCAAGTTTTAGCAGCCAGATTTCAATAGAAGCACCTATGGTTCATCTAATTTAATCTGTTCCACTATCAGAATCGAAAGAATGACGAGGCATCGTATGAGAAGATGCTGAAGCTGCGCAGGGACCTTAGCCGAGCTGTTACCATTCTGGAGATGAtcaagaggagggagaagagcaAGAGGGAACTGCTGCACCTCACACTGGAAATTGTAGAGAAGAGGtaagtgtgtttgtctgtccctGGTCCGTCATCTCTGAGGAAGAAACAGCTGTGCCTTTGTCATGTTGTTGTGGGACTGTGTTCGAGCTGAGATAGTAGCTGTGTCAGACTTTTGCTGCTCGCAGTGACTTGCCCAAAGCATAGAAAGGCTTGACAGGCAGCATCGAAGTCAGCCTCATGTTTTCAATATGTTTTGTATCAAATTTAATGCTCACCTTCTTTATTCAAAAGTGTCAGGTGCATATTTGCTTATTGACTTCTTACTGCACACTTATTTTCTCCACTCTCCTTGTCAGTATGTGTTTGCACTATaaagtatgtttgtgtgtatatatattatcttttttttcctctcctgagCTCCACTTTGAATTGTTCCTTTTATCCCCAGTGGAGCCTTTTTGCGATCCATCTAAACATGACATCCGAGTGGAATGAATTTCCTCTGAAAGTAGCTGTCAATGTGAGCTTAAATTGGACCCTTCTCCTTGAAGTGCTTTTGATTTGTAGTGACATTTCAATTTCCTCTTGTTATCCCAGGCCTGGTTTTCTGCCTGCGCATCACAGCGAGTCTATACTCTAGACTGCACCACTCTGTTCAGTAGATGGCCTCTGTGGGGCTACTTTATGATAATATGCTGGTGTGGCCCAGGTGTACTGTATGGTGTCCTGCGCTTTCTGTGCACTGAAATACTGTTGTTAGCTATGACTGTGTGGTGTTTAGTGTTACTGGCCGCACTGAATGTACAGTTACATATGTTTTATATGTGATTTTCTGGAGATCAAGCTGTAAGGTTTGCTTTGCCCTTAACAACCTCAGACCCAAGCAGTTTCTAGATGGTATTTACTTTCACATCTTTATGGAAACACCACAGTAGGGGCTAGAAGTTGATGCAAACTCTAAACATGCCAAAAAAGTAAGCTAATGTTCGATTCATGGTTTTTCAAAAATGTACTAAAAATCAATGTGCACATGTCCCGGTTCTCACTGCTGTTTTCAAGAGTAGGGTAAAAGTTCAATATGGCGATGATATTtaattgtttgtatttttgctgGCAGGAAGCCTACAAATCAGCCAAATATTCACCAAAATGTGTCAGGAGTGAATCATGtaaatattcatgtattcattGACACATGGTCAGAAAGTTGGAATACCTCCCTCTTTTATCTGTTACGCCTCATTTGGTAAACACCTTCTACCTTTCTGTCCATGCTCATCAGGAATGCATTGCCAGACTTTGGCAGTGAGGTAATGGCAGAGGCACTGGCACAGCGGGCCCTGGTGAAGCCCGTCTACACCATTCCCATTATTCCCCTGTCCAGCAGCAACCAGTACAGACACCAGGACCACTTGGACATGAAGGATTACAAGAAAGTAAGCCCCTTCACCTTTTACAAGGCACCGTCTGCCTCCTCATCATAGAACCGCCAGGCACTGTATAAGAGATGATTCTTCCTCCTAGTTCTAAACGAGTGTGGGTGTTGACACAGAGAATTGTTATTGACTTAGCGCTTGTCCACCGCTTCAGTCaattcacacacatcaatggTGGCTATTGAACGCAGTGTACTGCATCTCACAGTGAACACTGAGCGGGTCAATCACTTTGGATTACACCTACATATAAGTTATTGAAAATCACTGGTTTACTACAGCAGATTACTGACTTTTTACTGggggaaaataaatattattttatatacacacactttacaATGTTCAGAGATATTGCAGCACTTCTCATAACGTTGTTAGATCCAGTGTCCAACAACACTCATCCTCCCTTTCCCTTCTCTACCAGCTGGTtgacttttcttttgtttacacATGATCATTTTTGCCTTACccctctgccctcctcctccccccttatCTCTTCCATTGATTTGACACAGCAGTTCTTCACTGTAGAGTCTGCCCCTCTGTTTGCTCTGTGTAGGGACTGAATAGAATCCGACTAATCCTAGTAGAGTTGAAGAAGTTGGGGGGCACTGGGTGGTTTAGGCAAAGAGGGAGGGGGTGCTGCAGGAGAGACGGCCATCTGGCTAGACAGCAGCATCTGGCACGTGCTTCCATCTGCATATCAATGAGTCTTTTTACTCACTGTTGTTTCTACAAACGCTCTTAGCGTCTGTGCATAGACCACCAACACTCAATTACAGCCAACAGTCTTGTTTTGCATAGAGAAATGTCCTTTTGATTACACAGGCTGCTTATAAACATGTAATCATTTCCATCTTTTTTCCCTTATTTAAAAAGCCTGAGAAGACGGAGGTAGTTCGAACCAAAAGGAAATACGAAAAGAAACCCAAAattcctcctctgtcagcaCCTCAGCATTCAGGGCCCTCTGTGTTCAATCCCAAGGACCTCAACCAGTATGATTTCCCCAGCTCAGATGATGAGCCATTCTCACAGGTGACACGATATTTCGTTCTGTTACCACTCATGATCTGAAGTCCCTAGCACTTTATTTacttgttttgttgtattgtgtAGATCCATTCAGGTTcctcagaggcagaagaggagaATGACCCAGATGGCTGCTATGCGTTCAGGAGGAAGGCCGGCTGTCAGTACTACGCTGTGAGTAGCCTCCTGTGACTCCTGTGCTTCTATTTATAGCACTAACAGCAGGCTGGCTAGTCGCCTGTTAAGTCGTCCACACACTGCCGGGCAGAACAACGCAATGATGCACTCACCCACCTCTTTATTTGCCCGGCTGTAATATTGGATGTTTTTGCTTTTCACAGTCTCGTccagaggagagctgcagctggccGTGGGTGAGCCCAGCAGAAGGCGGCCTCGGCAACCCACGCTTCCGCTACTGTCTGACCTCACTGAACATGCCGCGGCGATGCATAGGTTTGGCGCGGCGACGCGTGGGCAGAGGCGGCAGGTGAGTTAAGTATGGCTGTTTGgtgacatgtgacattt
This portion of the Parambassis ranga chromosome 20, fParRan2.1, whole genome shotgun sequence genome encodes:
- the LOC114453159 gene encoding enhancer of polycomb homolog 1-like isoform X2, whose amino-acid sequence is MVIPVPEAECNITHYESLYPGEFKMPKQLIHIQPFSLDTEQPDYDLDYEDDTFVNKLKKKMEITALQFEEMIDRLEKGSGQQNVSLQEAKLLLKEDDELIKEVFDYWSRKRKICKAGCLLSLVKQEKRDGSSTGDPYVAFRRRTEKMQTRKNRKNDEASYEKMLKLRRDLSRAVTILEMIKRREKSKRELLHLTLEIVEKRNALPDFGSEVMAEALAQRALVKPVYTIPIIPLSSSNQYRHQDHLDMKDYKKPEKTEVVRTKRKYEKKPKIPPLSAPQHSGPSVFNPKDLNQYDFPSSDDEPFSQIHSGSSEAEEENDPDGCYAFRRKAGCQYYASRPEESCSWPWVSPAEGGLGNPRFRYCLTSLNMPRRCIGLARRRVGRGGRILLDRAHTDLDSICQSLDSDPEPEPLSSQLPSSPLRNSNASTSETNTSDPTSSSHLPASPLSSSTPMDLCQILLNIKACRWRHFRPRTLSHHPLGGGDLSRRGFRDFSRTVSGLTRTLSGGASSQNRSGPAPPPANVFTAEQYQQHQEQLALMQKQLLEQSQQQQQANNHATPTNTQALVSKTLDQASAQFAASALVTTDQLLAFKSKEELVLASGVNGVLAGAGVFKGLHLQTNQSLHTTTAAAPALLPPSSNSATTLPANAVPTTINSTPVAHAAAALGLRGCSAASSTPTTTQVLIGNNICLNVPSAATLAGRHIPRTLGNVPPSALKLSATTNLQMPKVSGASSMDMGSRENHDEDKPALNSIADNTVAMEVT